From Streptomyces sp. NBC_00775, one genomic window encodes:
- the rsmH gene encoding 16S rRNA (cytosine(1402)-N(4))-methyltransferase RsmH — MSQSRHVPVMLQRCLDMLAPALAEPGAVVVDCTLGLGGHSEALLTQFPEARLVALDRDKEALRLSGERLAPFGDRATLVHAVYDELPDVLDRLGIPRVQGVLFDLGVSSMQLDEADRGFAYAQDAPLDMRMDQTTGISAAEVLNTYPAGELVRILRAYGEEKQAKRIVSAVVREREKEPFSNSARLVELIRDSLPQAAKRTGGNPAKRTFQALRIEVNGELSVLERAIPAAVKSLAVGGRIAVLSYHSLEDRLVKQVFAAGAANTAPPGLPVVPERYQPRLKLLTRGAELPTEEEVAENRRAAPARLRGAQRIREDNAE, encoded by the coding sequence TTGAGCCAGAGTCGACACGTCCCGGTGATGCTCCAGCGGTGCCTGGACATGTTGGCCCCGGCCCTCGCCGAGCCGGGAGCCGTGGTCGTCGACTGCACCCTCGGGCTCGGCGGCCACAGCGAAGCCCTCCTCACCCAGTTCCCCGAGGCCCGTCTCGTGGCCCTGGACCGCGACAAGGAGGCGCTGCGACTCTCCGGGGAGCGACTCGCCCCCTTCGGCGACCGCGCCACCCTGGTGCACGCGGTCTACGACGAACTCCCCGACGTACTCGACCGCCTGGGCATCCCGCGCGTCCAGGGCGTCCTGTTCGACCTCGGCGTCTCCTCCATGCAACTCGACGAGGCGGACCGCGGGTTCGCCTACGCGCAGGACGCCCCGCTCGACATGCGCATGGACCAGACGACCGGGATCAGCGCGGCCGAGGTGCTCAACACCTACCCGGCGGGCGAACTGGTGCGGATCCTGCGGGCGTACGGCGAGGAGAAGCAGGCCAAGCGGATCGTCTCCGCGGTCGTGCGTGAACGCGAGAAGGAGCCCTTCAGCAACAGCGCGCGGCTCGTCGAGCTGATCCGCGACTCGCTTCCGCAGGCCGCCAAGCGCACCGGCGGCAACCCCGCCAAGCGCACCTTCCAGGCCCTGCGCATCGAGGTCAACGGTGAACTCAGCGTCCTGGAGAGGGCGATCCCCGCGGCCGTGAAGTCGCTCGCCGTCGGCGGCCGGATCGCCGTGCTGTCGTACCACTCGCTGGAGGACCGGCTGGTCAAGCAGGTCTTCGCGGCCGGCGCCGCCAACACCGCGCCGCCCGGACTGCCGGTCGTGCCCGAGCGCTACCAGCCCCGGCTCAAGCTGCTCACCCGCGGTGCCGAACTTCCCACCGAGGAAGAGGTCGCCGAGAACCGGCGCGCGGCGCCCGCCCGGCTGCGCGGGGCGCAACGCATCCGCGAGGACAACGCCGAGTGA
- a CDS encoding peptidoglycan D,D-transpeptidase FtsI family protein codes for MSDREPPRRHVPGPARPVRPGSQRRPGPGARPARRPGAPRPSALRPNGPRVIRLGSPRPRLRMVSLALTLVMIAFVVRLLQVQAVDASTYAAKAEQNRYVGRTLAAERGGITDRNGVELATSVDAYDITADPTMFTQKATTVADAPEQAAALLAPILGQDTDTVAKKLSAKNTRYTLLAHRQTPQVWKQIKDLKTTLAAKSQTDKTTVNVLAGVLAVPASKRVYPNGDLAAGILGWVNADGKGGGGIEQQLNKELTGKDGKIRYAQSGGRQVPTVDSTETPAVAGSDVELTIDRDIQWAAQNAITEQVKKSKADRGYVIVQDTRTGEILAMANSPGFDPNDLSQADPNALHDWAIEDAYEPGSTAKLMSMAAVLEENAATPDTHVVVPNRLHRGDRLFQDDVDHKTWYLTLNGVLAKSSNIGTILATGQLGKTQKEANQVLYSYLRKFGIGSHTGLGLPGETAGILASPDTWSTSQQYTIPFGQGVSINALQAASVYSTIANGGVRIEPTLVRGSKGADGRFTPAAQPKKTRVVSEKTAKTLAQMLESVVDDEQGTGAKARIPGYRVAGKTGTANRVDPATGKYKGYTSSFAGFAPADNPRITVYCAIQNATKGSYFGGQTCGPIYKQVMEFALKTLQIPPTGAQAARLPVTFTP; via the coding sequence GTGTCCGACAGGGAACCGCCGCGCCGCCATGTGCCCGGACCCGCCAGGCCCGTACGTCCCGGAAGCCAGCGGCGCCCGGGCCCCGGTGCCCGCCCCGCACGCCGCCCGGGCGCACCCCGCCCGAGCGCACTCCGGCCGAACGGCCCGCGCGTCATCCGGCTCGGCAGCCCCCGGCCACGCCTGCGCATGGTCAGCCTCGCGCTGACCCTGGTGATGATCGCCTTCGTCGTACGGCTGCTCCAGGTACAGGCCGTGGACGCGAGCACCTACGCCGCCAAGGCCGAGCAGAACCGGTATGTCGGGCGCACGCTGGCCGCCGAGCGCGGCGGGATCACCGACCGCAACGGCGTCGAGCTGGCGACGAGCGTGGACGCGTACGACATCACGGCCGATCCGACGATGTTCACGCAAAAGGCCACGACGGTGGCGGACGCCCCGGAGCAGGCCGCGGCGCTGCTCGCCCCGATCCTCGGCCAGGACACCGACACCGTCGCCAAGAAGCTGAGCGCGAAGAACACCCGCTACACCCTGCTCGCGCACCGCCAGACCCCCCAGGTCTGGAAGCAGATCAAGGACCTGAAGACCACGCTCGCGGCCAAGTCCCAGACCGACAAGACCACGGTGAACGTCCTCGCGGGCGTCCTCGCGGTCCCCGCCAGCAAGCGCGTGTATCCGAACGGCGATCTCGCCGCCGGGATACTGGGCTGGGTCAACGCCGACGGCAAGGGCGGCGGCGGCATCGAGCAGCAGCTGAACAAGGAGCTCACGGGCAAGGACGGCAAGATCCGCTACGCCCAGTCCGGCGGCCGTCAGGTGCCGACCGTGGACTCCACCGAGACGCCCGCGGTGGCCGGCTCCGACGTCGAGCTGACCATCGACCGCGACATCCAGTGGGCCGCGCAGAACGCCATCACCGAGCAGGTGAAGAAGTCCAAGGCGGACCGCGGGTACGTGATAGTGCAGGACACCCGGACCGGCGAGATCCTCGCCATGGCCAACTCGCCCGGCTTCGACCCGAACGACCTCTCCCAGGCCGACCCGAACGCCCTGCACGACTGGGCCATCGAAGACGCGTACGAGCCCGGCTCCACCGCCAAGCTGATGTCGATGGCCGCCGTCCTGGAGGAGAACGCGGCCACGCCCGACACGCATGTCGTCGTGCCCAACCGGCTGCACCGCGGCGACCGGCTCTTCCAGGACGACGTCGACCACAAGACCTGGTACCTGACGCTCAACGGCGTGCTCGCCAAGTCCAGCAACATCGGCACCATCCTGGCGACCGGCCAGCTCGGCAAGACGCAGAAGGAGGCCAACCAGGTCCTCTACTCGTATCTGCGCAAGTTCGGCATCGGCAGCCACACCGGGCTCGGCCTCCCCGGCGAGACGGCGGGCATCCTCGCGTCCCCCGACACCTGGTCCACCTCGCAGCAGTACACGATTCCTTTCGGCCAAGGCGTGTCGATCAACGCGCTGCAGGCGGCCTCCGTCTACTCCACGATCGCCAACGGCGGCGTACGCATCGAGCCGACGCTGGTGCGCGGCTCGAAGGGGGCCGACGGCCGCTTCACCCCCGCCGCCCAGCCCAAGAAGACCAGGGTCGTGAGCGAGAAGACGGCGAAGACCCTCGCCCAGATGCTGGAGTCCGTCGTGGACGACGAGCAGGGCACCGGCGCCAAGGCGCGTATCCCCGGCTACCGAGTCGCGGGCAAGACGGGTACGGCCAACCGCGTGGATCCGGCCACCGGCAAGTACAAGGGCTACACGTCCTCGTTCGCCGGTTTCGCACCCGCGGACAACCCGAGGATCACCGTCTACTGCGCGATCCAGAACGCCACCAAGGGCAGCTACTTCGGCGGCCAGACCTGCGGGCCCATCTACAAGCAGGTCATGGAGTTCGCCCTGAAGACCCTCCAGATCCCGCCCACCGGGGCCCAGGCCGCCAGACTGCCCGTCACCTTCACCCCGTGA
- a CDS encoding UDP-N-acetylmuramoyl-L-alanyl-D-glutamate--2,6-diaminopimelate ligase codes for MTYPGPPRPVHVSATPLAELADQLGATAPASIAEVTGITHDSRAVRPGDLYAALPGARLHGADFVTQAAGLGAVAVLTDPTGAERAAATGLPVLVVDDPRGRMGELAATIYGRPGRDLLQIGITGTSGKTTTAYLVEGGLKTVRSTGLIGTVEMRIGDERIKSERTTPEATDLQALFAVMRERGVEAVAMEVSSHALVLGRVDGCVFDIAVFNNLSPEHMEFHSDMEDYFRAKAQLFTPHRSKLGVINLDDEYGRRLAKEAGVPVVTFSAEGHPDADWRAEDVEVGPMDSTFTAVGPKDERITARSPLAGPFNVANTLAAIVALAAAGLDPQTAADGIAAVPGVPGRLERVDAGQPYLAVVDYAHKTDAVESVLRALRKVTSGRLHVVLGCGGDRDKTKRMPMGAAVARLADTAVLTSDNPRSEDPLAILATMLAGAASVPVHERGEVQVFEDRAAAIAAVVARAEPGDTVLVAGKGHEQGQDIAGVVRPFDDRQVLREAIQKTQG; via the coding sequence GTGACATATCCGGGACCGCCGCGACCGGTTCACGTCTCCGCCACACCCCTCGCGGAGCTGGCCGATCAGCTGGGAGCCACCGCCCCGGCGTCGATCGCGGAGGTCACGGGCATCACCCATGACTCGCGGGCCGTGCGCCCCGGCGACCTGTACGCCGCGCTGCCCGGCGCCCGCCTGCACGGCGCCGACTTCGTGACCCAGGCGGCCGGCCTCGGTGCCGTCGCCGTCCTGACCGACCCGACCGGCGCCGAGCGCGCCGCGGCCACCGGTCTGCCGGTCCTCGTCGTCGACGACCCGCGCGGCCGGATGGGCGAGCTGGCGGCCACGATCTACGGCCGCCCCGGGCGCGACCTGCTCCAGATCGGCATCACCGGAACCTCCGGCAAGACCACGACGGCGTACCTCGTCGAGGGCGGTCTGAAGACGGTCCGTTCCACCGGTCTGATCGGTACGGTCGAGATGCGGATCGGCGACGAGCGGATCAAGTCGGAGCGCACCACCCCCGAAGCCACCGACCTCCAGGCGCTGTTCGCGGTCATGCGCGAGCGCGGCGTCGAGGCGGTCGCGATGGAGGTCTCCAGCCATGCGCTGGTCCTCGGCCGGGTCGACGGCTGCGTCTTCGACATCGCCGTCTTCAACAACCTCAGCCCGGAACACATGGAGTTCCACTCCGACATGGAGGACTACTTCCGGGCCAAGGCGCAACTGTTCACACCGCACCGCAGCAAACTCGGCGTCATCAACCTCGACGACGAGTACGGCCGCAGGCTCGCCAAGGAAGCCGGCGTCCCGGTCGTCACCTTCTCCGCCGAGGGCCACCCCGACGCCGACTGGCGTGCCGAGGACGTCGAAGTCGGCCCCATGGACTCGACGTTCACCGCGGTCGGCCCCAAGGACGAGCGGATCACCGCCAGGTCGCCGCTCGCGGGCCCCTTCAACGTGGCGAACACGCTCGCCGCGATCGTCGCCCTCGCCGCCGCCGGACTCGACCCGCAGACGGCCGCCGATGGCATCGCCGCCGTGCCGGGCGTCCCGGGCCGCCTGGAGCGCGTGGACGCGGGCCAGCCCTACCTCGCCGTCGTCGACTACGCCCACAAGACGGACGCCGTCGAATCGGTCCTGCGCGCCCTGCGCAAGGTGACGAGCGGCCGCCTGCACGTCGTGCTCGGCTGCGGCGGCGACCGGGACAAGACCAAGCGGATGCCGATGGGCGCCGCCGTGGCCCGGCTCGCCGACACCGCCGTACTGACCTCCGACAACCCCCGCTCCGAGGACCCCCTCGCGATCCTCGCAACCATGCTCGCGGGCGCGGCGTCCGTGCCGGTACACGAGCGTGGCGAGGTCCAGGTCTTCGAGGACCGGGCCGCCGCCATCGCCGCCGTCGTCGCCCGCGCCGAGCCGGGCGACACCGTGCTGGTCGCGGGCAAGGGCCACGAGCAGGGCCAGGACATCGCCGGGGTGGTGCGTCCCTTCGACGACCGCCAGGTGCTTCGCGAAGCTATCCAGAAGACCCAGGGATGA
- a CDS encoding UDP-N-acetylmuramoyl-tripeptide--D-alanyl-D-alanine ligase has product MIALSLAEIAAVVGGQTYDIPDPSVQVTGPVVRDSREVESGSLFVAFVGERVDGHDYAEAVIEAGAVAVLASRPVGVPAIVVADVQTALGALARHVVERLGATLVALTGSAGKTSTKDLIAQVLRSKAPTVFTPGSLNNEIGLPLTALSATEETKFLVLEMGARGLGHISYLTDLTPPKIGLVLNVGTAHIGEFGGREQIARAKGELVESLPEDGAAVLNADDPLVRAMASRTKARVILFGESDEADVRAENVRLTESGQPAFSLRTPSGCSDVTMRLYGEHHVSNALAAAAVAHELGMSADEIARALSEAGSLSRWRMEVTERPDGVTVVNDAYNANPESMRAALRALAAMGKASQAQGGRTWAVLGQMAELGDEALAEHDAVGRLAVRLNVSKLVAVGGREASWLQLGAYNEGSWGEESVHVSDAQAAVDLLRSELRPGDVVLVKASRSVGLERVALALLDSGVEGEVSAR; this is encoded by the coding sequence GTGATCGCCCTCTCTCTCGCCGAGATCGCAGCAGTCGTCGGCGGGCAGACGTATGACATACCGGATCCGTCGGTACAAGTCACCGGACCGGTCGTCAGAGACTCCCGTGAGGTGGAGTCCGGCAGTCTCTTCGTCGCCTTCGTGGGCGAGCGTGTGGACGGCCACGACTACGCCGAGGCGGTGATCGAGGCGGGCGCGGTCGCCGTACTGGCGTCGCGCCCTGTCGGCGTGCCCGCGATCGTCGTCGCGGACGTACAGACGGCTCTCGGCGCCCTCGCCCGTCATGTCGTCGAACGGCTCGGCGCGACCCTCGTGGCCCTCACCGGCTCCGCGGGCAAGACCAGCACCAAGGACCTGATCGCGCAGGTGCTGCGCAGCAAGGCGCCGACCGTGTTCACGCCCGGATCGTTGAACAATGAGATCGGGCTGCCGCTCACCGCGCTCAGCGCCACCGAGGAGACGAAGTTCCTCGTGCTGGAGATGGGCGCCCGCGGCCTCGGCCACATCAGCTACCTCACGGATCTGACGCCCCCGAAGATCGGCCTCGTCCTCAACGTCGGCACCGCCCACATCGGCGAGTTCGGCGGCCGCGAACAGATCGCGCGAGCAAAGGGCGAGCTCGTCGAGAGCCTCCCGGAGGACGGCGCCGCGGTCCTCAACGCCGACGATCCCCTCGTACGCGCCATGGCATCTCGTACCAAGGCGCGCGTGATCCTCTTCGGAGAGTCCGACGAAGCGGACGTACGCGCCGAGAACGTCCGTCTCACGGAGAGTGGACAGCCCGCCTTCAGCCTTCGCACACCCTCCGGGTGCAGTGACGTGACCATGCGCCTGTACGGTGAGCACCACGTGTCGAACGCGCTCGCCGCGGCCGCCGTCGCCCATGAGCTGGGCATGTCCGCAGACGAGATCGCCCGCGCGCTCTCCGAGGCGGGCTCCCTCTCCCGCTGGCGGATGGAGGTCACTGAGCGCCCGGACGGCGTGACAGTCGTCAACGACGCCTACAACGCGAACCCCGAGTCCATGCGAGCCGCCCTGCGCGCGCTCGCGGCAATGGGCAAAGCCTCACAGGCACAAGGGGGCCGTACGTGGGCGGTGCTCGGTCAGATGGCCGAGCTCGGGGACGAGGCGCTCGCCGAGCACGACGCGGTCGGACGGCTCGCCGTCCGGCTCAACGTCAGCAAGCTCGTCGCGGTCGGGGGCAGGGAAGCGTCCTGGCTGCAACTGGGCGCATATAACGAGGGTTCGTGGGGTGAGGAGTCGGTGCACGTGTCCGACGCACAGGCGGCTGTCGACCTGTTGCGCAGTGAACTGCGCCCGGGGGACGTCGTACTCGTGAAGGCGTCCAGGTCGGTCGGGCTCGAACGGGTGGCCCTGGCGCTGCTCGACAGCGGTGTTGAGGGTGAGGTTTCCGCCCGATGA
- the mraY gene encoding phospho-N-acetylmuramoyl-pentapeptide-transferase yields the protein MMKQILFAGVIGLFLTLVGTPLLIKLLARKGYGQYIRDDGPKEHHSKRGTPTMGGIAFILATIIAYFLSKVITGYAPTFSGLLVLGLMAGMGLVGFLDDYIKIVKRRSLGLRAKAKMAGQLTVGIAFAVLALQFADNRNNTPASTKLSFVQDFGWSIGPVLFVVWALFMILAMSNGVNLTDGLDGLATGAATMVFGAYTFIGVWQFQESCANAQTLTNPAACYEVRDPLDLAVVASALMGACFGFLWWNTSPAKIFMGDTGSLALGGALAGLAICSRTELLVALLGGLFVLITMSVVIQVGSFRMTGKRVFRMAPLQHHFELKGWSEVLVVVRFWIIQGMCVIVGLGLFYAGWAAKK from the coding sequence ATGATGAAGCAGATCCTGTTCGCAGGAGTCATTGGTCTGTTCCTGACCCTGGTCGGCACTCCGCTGCTGATCAAGCTGCTCGCCCGCAAGGGCTACGGTCAGTACATCCGTGACGACGGGCCGAAGGAGCACCACAGCAAGCGCGGTACGCCGACGATGGGTGGTATCGCCTTCATCCTGGCGACGATCATCGCGTACTTCCTGTCCAAGGTGATCACGGGTTACGCGCCGACCTTCTCGGGTCTGCTGGTGCTCGGCCTGATGGCCGGCATGGGCCTGGTCGGCTTCCTGGACGACTACATCAAGATCGTCAAGCGGCGCTCGCTCGGCCTGCGGGCCAAGGCGAAGATGGCCGGACAGCTGACCGTCGGTATCGCCTTCGCGGTCCTGGCCCTGCAGTTCGCCGACAACCGCAACAACACGCCGGCCTCCACGAAGCTCTCCTTCGTGCAGGACTTCGGCTGGTCCATCGGCCCGGTGCTCTTCGTCGTCTGGGCACTGTTCATGATCCTCGCCATGTCGAACGGCGTGAACCTGACCGACGGTCTGGACGGCCTCGCCACCGGCGCCGCGACCATGGTGTTCGGTGCCTACACCTTCATCGGTGTCTGGCAGTTCCAGGAGTCCTGCGCCAACGCGCAGACCCTCACCAACCCGGCCGCCTGCTACGAGGTACGCGATCCACTCGACCTCGCGGTCGTCGCCTCCGCCCTGATGGGCGCCTGCTTCGGCTTCCTGTGGTGGAACACCTCGCCGGCCAAGATCTTCATGGGCGACACCGGTTCACTGGCCCTCGGCGGCGCGCTCGCCGGCCTCGCGATCTGCTCCCGCACGGAGCTGCTGGTCGCGCTCCTCGGCGGTCTCTTCGTCCTGATCACCATGTCGGTCGTCATCCAGGTCGGCTCGTTCCGGATGACCGGCAAGCGCGTCTTCCGTATGGCGCCACTTCAGCACCACTTCGAACTCAAGGGGTGGTCCGAAGTCCTTGTGGTGGTCCGCTTCTGGATCATTCAGGGCATGTGCGTCATCGTGGGTCTGGGGCTCTTCTACGCAGGATGGGCAGCCAAGAAGTGA
- the murD gene encoding UDP-N-acetylmuramoyl-L-alanine--D-glutamate ligase yields MGSQEVTDWQGKNVTVAGLGVSGIPAAKVLHGLGAVVTVVNDGDDERSRAQAADLEALGVTVRLGDGATLPEGTELIVTAPGWKPDKPLFAAAAEAGVPVWGDVELAWRLRGPDAAPWLAVTGTNGKTTTVQMLASILKAAGLRTAAVGNIGVSLLDAVLGEETYDVLAVELSSYQLHWAPSLRAHSATVLNLAPDHLDWHGSMEAYAADKGRIYEGNRVACVYNVADKATEDLVREADVEEGCRAVGFTLGTPGPSQLGVVEGILVDRAFVEDRHKNAQELAEVSDVRPPAPHNIANALAAAALARAFGVPARAVRDGLRAFRPDAHRIAHVADVDEVAYIDDSKATNTHAAEASLAAYESIVWIAGGLAKGATFDELVTKSAKRLRGVVLIGADRALIGEALARHAPEVPVVDLDRTDTGAMLAAVQEARGLAHAGDTVLLAPACASMDMFANYNKRGDAFAEAVREIGAVDG; encoded by the coding sequence ATGGGCAGCCAAGAAGTGACCGACTGGCAGGGCAAGAACGTCACCGTCGCCGGGCTCGGCGTCTCCGGAATCCCGGCGGCCAAGGTGCTGCACGGCCTCGGCGCGGTCGTCACGGTCGTCAACGACGGCGACGACGAGCGCTCCCGTGCGCAGGCCGCGGACCTGGAGGCGCTCGGCGTCACCGTGCGCCTCGGTGACGGCGCGACCCTGCCCGAGGGCACCGAGCTCATCGTCACCGCGCCCGGCTGGAAGCCGGACAAGCCGCTGTTCGCCGCGGCCGCCGAGGCAGGCGTCCCGGTCTGGGGCGACGTCGAGCTGGCCTGGCGGCTCAGGGGCCCCGATGCGGCCCCCTGGCTCGCCGTCACCGGCACCAACGGCAAGACCACGACCGTCCAGATGCTCGCCTCGATCCTCAAGGCGGCGGGCCTGCGCACGGCGGCGGTCGGCAACATCGGCGTCTCACTGCTGGACGCGGTCCTCGGCGAGGAGACGTACGACGTCCTCGCCGTCGAACTCTCCAGCTACCAGCTGCACTGGGCGCCCTCACTGCGCGCGCACTCCGCGACCGTACTGAACCTGGCGCCCGACCATCTCGACTGGCACGGCTCGATGGAGGCGTACGCCGCCGACAAGGGCCGTATCTACGAAGGCAATCGGGTCGCCTGTGTCTACAACGTGGCCGACAAGGCCACCGAGGACCTGGTGCGCGAGGCGGACGTCGAGGAGGGCTGCCGGGCGGTCGGCTTCACGCTCGGCACTCCCGGGCCGTCTCAACTCGGCGTCGTGGAAGGCATCCTGGTCGACCGCGCCTTCGTGGAGGACCGGCACAAGAACGCCCAGGAGCTGGCGGAGGTCTCCGACGTCCGGCCGCCCGCCCCGCACAACATCGCCAACGCCCTTGCGGCGGCGGCCCTGGCGCGCGCCTTCGGGGTGCCTGCCCGGGCCGTACGCGACGGTCTGCGGGCCTTCCGGCCCGACGCCCACCGCATCGCGCACGTCGCAGATGTGGACGAAGTCGCGTACATCGACGACTCCAAGGCCACCAACACGCATGCCGCGGAAGCCTCTTTGGCGGCCTACGAGTCGATCGTGTGGATCGCGGGCGGGCTCGCCAAGGGTGCGACCTTCGACGAGCTGGTCACCAAGTCGGCAAAGCGACTTCGGGGTGTTGTCCTGATCGGCGCCGATCGCGCGCTGATCGGCGAAGCGCTCGCGCGACACGCCCCGGAGGTACCGGTCGTCGACCTCGACCGGACCGACACTGGGGCGATGCTCGCGGCGGTTCAGGAGGCGCGGGGGCTCGCTCACGCCGGTGACACGGTGCTGTTGGCTCCGGCCTGCGCCTCGATGGACATGTTCGCCAACTACAACAAGCGCGGTGACGCTTTCGCGGAGGCGGTTCGCGAGATCGGCGCCGTCGACGGCTGA
- the ftsW gene encoding putative lipid II flippase FtsW, whose protein sequence is MAGSRTGRPPVQRTTRRPASPRPPRDNPVRLLYTRARKAWDRPLTAYYLILGGSLLITVLGLVMVYSASQITALQLSLPGSYFFRKQFLAASIGGVLLLVASRMPVKLHRALAYPMLAGSVFLMILVQVPGIGVAINGNQNWISLGGSFQIQPSEFGKLALVLWGADLIARKEDKRLLTQWKHMLVPLVPVTFMLLGLIMIGGDMGTAIILTAILFGLLWLAGAPTRLFVGVLSIAATLGVILIKTSPNRMARFSCIGATEPGTGATSCWQAVHGIYALASGGLFGSGLGASVEKWGQLPEAHTDFIFAVTGEELGLAGTLSVLALFAALGYAGIRVAGRTEDPFVRYAAGGVTTWITAQAVINIGAVLGLLPIAGVPLPLFSYGGSALLPTMFAIGLLIAFARDDPAARAALALRQPRFGRKRAAVRGSAGAAGPRRWNTMRRRAAARSSGER, encoded by the coding sequence ATGGCCGGCAGCCGCACCGGCCGCCCCCCGGTCCAGCGGACCACGAGGCGGCCCGCTTCTCCCCGCCCCCCTCGCGACAACCCCGTACGCCTGCTCTACACGCGCGCCCGCAAGGCCTGGGACCGGCCGCTGACCGCGTACTACCTGATCCTCGGCGGCAGCCTGCTGATCACCGTGCTCGGGCTGGTGATGGTGTACTCGGCGTCGCAGATCACGGCGCTCCAGCTGTCGCTGCCCGGGTCGTACTTCTTCCGCAAGCAGTTCCTGGCCGCCTCGATCGGCGGCGTGCTGCTGCTCGTCGCCTCGCGGATGCCGGTGAAGCTGCACCGGGCGCTGGCGTACCCGATGCTGGCCGGATCGGTCTTCCTGATGATCCTGGTGCAGGTGCCCGGGATAGGAGTCGCGATCAACGGCAACCAGAACTGGATCTCCCTAGGCGGCTCCTTTCAGATCCAGCCGAGCGAGTTCGGCAAGCTCGCCCTGGTGCTGTGGGGCGCCGACCTGATCGCGCGCAAGGAGGACAAGCGGCTGCTCACGCAGTGGAAGCACATGCTGGTGCCGCTGGTCCCGGTGACGTTCATGCTGCTCGGGCTGATCATGATCGGCGGCGACATGGGAACGGCGATCATCCTCACCGCGATCCTGTTCGGGCTGCTGTGGCTGGCGGGCGCTCCGACCCGGCTGTTCGTGGGCGTGCTGTCGATCGCGGCCACCCTCGGTGTGATCCTCATCAAGACCAGCCCGAACCGTATGGCCCGGTTCTCCTGCATCGGCGCCACCGAACCCGGCACGGGCGCCACCTCGTGCTGGCAGGCCGTGCACGGTATCTACGCGCTCGCCTCCGGCGGGCTGTTCGGTTCCGGACTCGGTGCGAGTGTGGAGAAATGGGGCCAACTGCCCGAAGCCCACACCGACTTCATCTTCGCCGTCACCGGTGAGGAACTGGGCCTCGCGGGGACGCTGTCGGTGCTCGCCCTCTTCGCGGCTCTAGGCTATGCGGGTATCCGCGTGGCCGGACGCACGGAGGACCCCTTCGTGAGGTATGCCGCGGGAGGCGTGACCACCTGGATCACGGCCCAGGCCGTGATCAACATCGGTGCGGTGCTCGGTCTGCTGCCGATCGCCGGTGTCCCGCTCCCGCTGTTCTCCTACGGGGGTTCCGCCCTGCTGCCGACCATGTTCGCCATCGGGCTGCTGATCGCCTTCGCACGCGACGACCCCGCTGCGCGGGCGGCGCTCGCGTTGCGGCAACCTCGCTTTGGCAGAAAGCGGGCTGCGGTGAGAGGCTCCGCGGGGGCCGCGGGGCCTCGGAGATGGAACACGATGCGACGGCGCGCCGCGGCGCGTTCGTCCGGAGAGCGGTGA